A window of the Cytophagaceae bacterium genome harbors these coding sequences:
- a CDS encoding DsrE/DsrF/DrsH-like family protein, whose amino-acid sequence MKKIMIILSKATLDNVYAAFVLANGATMEGIEAELFFTFFGLDAIHKEKLNDLHIATVGNPGMHVPTLLGGLPGMESFASSMMKKEIDRLDLPPVSEFLEILSTSGCKLWSCKLAMEIFHYKKEDLIDQLDGVLTVGDFYKRAEGSGVHMLFI is encoded by the coding sequence ATGAAAAAGATAATGATTATTTTGTCTAAGGCAACTTTAGACAATGTTTACGCAGCTTTTGTTTTGGCCAATGGTGCTACAATGGAAGGCATTGAAGCTGAATTATTCTTTACTTTTTTTGGCCTGGATGCCATCCACAAAGAAAAACTCAATGACCTCCATATTGCCACCGTGGGTAATCCAGGGATGCATGTGCCCACATTATTAGGTGGTCTTCCCGGCATGGAATCTTTTGCTTCTTCTATGATGAAAAAGGAAATTGACCGGCTGGATTTGCCACCAGTTTCTGAATTTCTTGAAATACTCTCGACTTCCGGTTGTAAACTTTGGTCTTGTAAACTAGCCATGGAGATTTTCCATTATAAAAAAGAAGACCTGATAGATCAGCTTGATGGTGTTTTGACAGTGGGGGACTTTTACAAGCGTGCCGAGGGTAGTGGGGTTCACATGTTATTTATTTGA
- a CDS encoding TetR/AcrR family transcriptional regulator, producing the protein MKVSATQLKIRNAARDLFKRYGLKKVSIEDICNSAEISKMTFYRNFSNKSDIAYKVIENELIIGQNTYDEIMNSDMDFKKKIHEIIQKKNENSQSISMEFLSDIFNSEEADIQKLIQNHTDLSIQKVRIFFNEAKEKNFIRKEINIELLILMINSFAQKMKDPAFLSIFKSPEEAVRELNNFFFYGIMQIPDNE; encoded by the coding sequence ATGAAAGTTTCTGCGACACAATTAAAAATCAGGAACGCTGCCAGAGACCTTTTCAAAAGATATGGGTTAAAAAAAGTAAGCATTGAAGACATCTGTAATTCTGCGGAAATTAGCAAAATGACCTTTTACCGCAACTTCTCCAACAAATCAGATATCGCCTATAAAGTAATTGAAAATGAACTGATTATTGGGCAAAATACTTATGATGAAATCATGAATAGCGACATGGATTTCAAGAAGAAAATTCATGAAATCATTCAGAAAAAAAATGAAAATAGTCAGAGTATAAGTATGGAGTTTCTGAGTGATATTTTCAACTCAGAAGAAGCCGATATTCAGAAATTAATTCAAAATCATACTGATTTATCTATCCAAAAAGTAAGGATCTTTTTTAATGAAGCTAAAGAAAAAAACTTCATCAGAAAAGAAATAAATATAGAATTGCTCATTTTGATGATAAATTCTTTCGCTCAAAAAATGAAAGACCCGGCCTTTCTGTCAATTTTTAAATCACCTGAAGAGGCCGTTCGGGAATTGAATAATTTTTTCTTTTATGGAATAATGCAAATACCTGATAATGAATAA
- a CDS encoding FtsX-like permease family protein has translation MIKFILKGILRDSSRSLLPIIIISIGVFLTVFLTAYLNGVMNDLKEQTAKFDTGHVKVMTKAYLKEIDQNPLDLSILNSDQLTQSLTKSYPEYQWVNRIKFGGIIDIPDQLGNSKGQGPAAGFAISLFDKSQGEIERFNLKNALKTGVIPEKSGQVLIGHDFAEKLKLKPGNEITLMGSTMNGSLMLFPLKISGTIKFGMKQLDQGAIIVDISDARKMLDMENASSEILGFSKSGKYDNENAELVSNNFNLPYKTSKDEFAPIMLPLKQQKNLAELIDYTDNISGIFIFIFVLAMSVVLWNTGLLGGIRRYKEIGIRLSMGESKPVLYKNMIIEATIIGIIGSIIGTSLGILVAYYLQTVGIDISEMMKNSTMFFPPRVRAEVGPSLFYIGFIPGVLAMVAGTMLSGIGIFKRQTSQLFKELEV, from the coding sequence ATGATAAAATTTATATTAAAAGGAATTCTCAGAGACAGCAGCCGCAGTTTGCTACCCATTATAATCATCAGTATTGGAGTATTTCTCACGGTCTTCCTGACTGCCTATCTCAATGGGGTAATGAATGACCTCAAGGAGCAAACTGCAAAATTTGACACTGGCCATGTAAAAGTTATGACAAAGGCTTATTTGAAAGAAATTGACCAGAATCCCCTTGACCTTTCAATTCTGAATTCAGATCAATTAACACAATCTCTGACCAAAAGTTACCCTGAATATCAATGGGTAAATCGCATAAAATTCGGAGGTATTATTGATATTCCCGACCAATTGGGCAACTCTAAAGGTCAGGGACCGGCTGCAGGTTTTGCAATTTCACTCTTTGACAAATCTCAGGGAGAAATTGAACGTTTTAATTTAAAAAATGCACTTAAAACCGGCGTTATTCCTGAGAAGTCGGGTCAGGTATTAATCGGACATGATTTTGCAGAAAAATTAAAACTGAAACCGGGTAATGAAATCACACTGATGGGCTCAACCATGAATGGCAGCCTGATGCTTTTCCCATTGAAAATTTCCGGAACCATTAAATTTGGAATGAAACAACTCGATCAGGGGGCTATTATCGTTGATATTTCCGATGCCAGAAAAATGTTGGATATGGAAAATGCAAGTAGTGAAATTTTGGGCTTTTCAAAATCGGGAAAATATGACAATGAAAACGCCGAACTGGTTTCCAATAATTTCAATCTGCCATATAAAACATCAAAAGATGAATTCGCTCCAATTATGTTGCCTTTAAAACAACAAAAAAACCTGGCAGAGCTCATCGACTATACTGACAATATTTCGGGTATTTTTATTTTCATTTTTGTTTTGGCCATGTCAGTAGTTTTGTGGAATACGGGTCTTTTGGGTGGAATAAGAAGATACAAGGAAATTGGCATCAGACTTTCCATGGGTGAGTCAAAACCTGTTCTTTATAAAAATATGATCATCGAAGCTACAATTATTGGTATAATTGGATCAATAATCGGAACTTCTCTGGGTATTTTGGTGGCTTATTATCTTCAAACAGTTGGCATTGATATCAGTGAAATGATGAAAAATTCCACCATGTTTTTCCCCCCCAGGGTCAGGGCAGAGGTAGGCCCCTCCTTGTTTTATATTGGTTTCATACCCGGTGTACTGGCTATGGTAGCCGGAACGATGCTCTCGGGTATCGGGATATTCAAACGACAAACCTCTCAATTATTCAAAGAACTCGAAGTCTAA
- a CDS encoding ABC transporter ATP-binding protein: MENIVTLKNVSKKFKVGDGDFWALKNINLALYKGEFAGLVGPSGSGKTTLLNIIGSLDVQSEGEAIVLGKDVKNLSHKESAELRNHHLGFIFQVYNLLPVYTVFENVEFALLLQKIPEYERKTRVMEALEWVGLAHLAQTKPSKLSGGEGQRVAIARAMVKKPDILLADEPTANLDAENAHHILKIMEKLNQELKTTFLFSTHDEKVMQYLKRTIRLKDGKIESDITENNPNP; the protein is encoded by the coding sequence ATGGAAAATATAGTCACTTTAAAAAATGTAAGTAAGAAATTCAAAGTTGGCGATGGGGATTTCTGGGCCTTAAAAAACATCAATCTTGCCTTATATAAGGGTGAGTTTGCGGGGCTGGTAGGTCCCAGTGGCTCTGGAAAAACAACGCTACTTAACATCATTGGCTCCCTGGATGTACAATCTGAAGGTGAAGCCATTGTTTTGGGAAAAGATGTTAAAAACCTGTCTCACAAAGAATCGGCAGAGTTAAGAAACCATCACCTGGGTTTTATTTTTCAGGTTTATAATCTGCTCCCGGTCTATACAGTGTTTGAAAATGTTGAGTTTGCTCTATTACTACAAAAAATACCGGAATACGAAAGAAAAACAAGGGTAATGGAAGCATTGGAATGGGTCGGCCTGGCACATTTGGCACAAACCAAACCCTCAAAACTATCCGGCGGAGAAGGTCAGCGGGTGGCGATTGCCCGAGCAATGGTGAAAAAACCTGATATTCTTCTGGCAGATGAACCCACAGCAAATCTTGACGCAGAAAATGCTCATCATATCCTGAAAATCATGGAAAAACTAAATCAGGAATTAAAAACTACCTTCCTCTTTTCGACCCATGACGAAAAAGTGATGCAATACCTGAAAAGGACGATACGTCTTAAAGATGGAAAAATTGAAAGTGACATTACTGAAAACAATCCAAACCCATGA
- a CDS encoding ABC transporter permease gives MKIAFQLAWKNLIGAGLRTWLNVGVLTFSFIVIVFYNAMLDGWNHQAKFESVKWEYAHGQLINEKYDPYDPFTVQDGHGVYLGKTENISPILIRQGTLYPNNRMVTVSLMGIDTLQKIVAIPVEKLKSEYGEFPVVLGRNMAKSLNVKVGDQILLRWRDKNGTFDATEVTVSGIFKTDVSSVDNGKIWMSIQKLWEITGLNNHATYFVANEKFDNPNVQEWKFKNQEVLLKDITDMIAMKKMSSSIMYFLLLSIALLAIFDTQVLSVFRRQKEIGTYIALGMTRSQVVGIFTVEGSMYSIFAIILSGIIGIPLFTFVAKTGISLPTSSQDVGFAMADVIYPLFGLKLILSTILLVLISATIVSFLPTRKITKMNPVDALKGKLQ, from the coding sequence ATGAAAATTGCATTTCAACTGGCCTGGAAAAACCTGATAGGTGCAGGCCTCAGAACATGGCTCAATGTTGGCGTTTTAACATTTTCGTTTATAGTAATTGTATTTTACAACGCCATGCTTGATGGCTGGAACCACCAGGCGAAGTTTGAAAGCGTAAAATGGGAGTATGCCCACGGACAATTAATCAACGAAAAATATGATCCTTATGACCCATTTACAGTGCAGGACGGTCATGGTGTTTATTTAGGAAAAACAGAAAATATTAGTCCAATTTTAATAAGACAAGGTACCCTTTATCCCAACAACCGAATGGTGACGGTAAGCCTGATGGGTATTGATACTCTTCAAAAAATTGTAGCCATTCCTGTCGAAAAACTCAAATCAGAATATGGAGAGTTTCCCGTTGTTTTAGGTAGAAATATGGCGAAAAGTTTAAATGTGAAAGTAGGTGACCAAATTTTGCTTCGATGGAGAGATAAAAACGGGACTTTTGATGCCACAGAAGTAACCGTATCAGGAATTTTCAAAACTGATGTTTCCTCAGTAGATAACGGAAAAATCTGGATGAGTATTCAGAAACTTTGGGAAATAACCGGTCTGAATAATCACGCTACTTATTTCGTAGCCAATGAAAAATTTGATAACCCAAATGTGCAGGAGTGGAAATTCAAAAATCAGGAAGTTCTTTTAAAAGATATTACAGATATGATAGCCATGAAAAAAATGAGTAGCTCCATCATGTATTTTCTTTTGCTCAGCATTGCACTTCTGGCAATTTTTGATACCCAGGTTTTGTCAGTTTTCAGACGACAAAAAGAAATTGGCACTTATATAGCCTTAGGAATGACACGAAGCCAGGTGGTTGGCATATTTACGGTAGAAGGTTCCATGTATAGCATTTTTGCCATCATTTTGTCAGGCATAATAGGAATTCCTTTATTTACTTTCGTAGCAAAAACTGGAATTTCATTACCCACCAGTTCCCAGGATGTTGGATTTGCGATGGCTGATGTTATTTATCCATTATTCGGCCTTAAATTGATTCTGAGTACTATTCTTCTGGTATTGATTTCGGCCACCATTGTCAGTTTTCTGCCTACCCGAAAAATCACTAAAATGAATCCCGTGGACGCTTTAAAAGGAAAACTACAATGA
- a CDS encoding co-chaperone GroES produces the protein MSVNVKPLADRVVVEAAPAEEKTAFGIIIPDTAKEKPQKGTVVAVGPGKKDEPITVKVGDSVLYGKYSGTEITVDGKEYLIMRESDIYAIV, from the coding sequence ATGTCAGTAAACGTTAAACCTTTAGCAGACAGAGTAGTAGTAGAGGCAGCTCCGGCCGAAGAAAAAACCGCCTTTGGTATTATCATTCCTGACACAGCTAAGGAAAAACCTCAAAAAGGTACTGTTGTAGCTGTGGGACCCGGAAAAAAAGATGAGCCTATCACAGTAAAAGTTGGAGATTCAGTACTTTATGGCAAGTACTCAGGTACCGAGATTACTGTTGATGGTAAAGAGTATTTGATCATGAGAGAATCAGATATTTACGCTATCGTTTAA
- a CDS encoding outer membrane lipoprotein-sorting protein has protein sequence MKKIIILSAILLFAKLSFGQTLSAENILKKVDANMVSKNRIMEAKMIIHGQRNDREISSKSYSEGIEKSFTEYLSPEREKGTKMLKMKNMLWIYTPATDRTIQLSGHLLRQSVMGSDLSYEDMMETRKLYEIYDAKILKQEKIDDRNTWLLELNAKVEDVAYVKSQIWIDTEKFVPLKQDFYAKSGQLLKRSTFSDIDKINGRWYPKKINYKDMLKNGKGTDFIMLKVSFNTNIPDYIFSKASLKK, from the coding sequence ATGAAAAAAATTATTATTCTATCAGCAATATTACTTTTTGCAAAGCTTTCTTTCGGTCAAACCCTCTCAGCCGAAAACATCCTGAAAAAAGTGGATGCCAACATGGTTTCTAAAAACAGGATTATGGAAGCCAAAATGATTATCCATGGCCAAAGAAACGACCGTGAGATTTCCTCCAAATCTTATTCTGAAGGAATCGAAAAATCCTTTACCGAATACCTCTCACCTGAAAGAGAAAAAGGCACAAAAATGCTCAAAATGAAAAACATGCTCTGGATTTATACGCCGGCCACCGACCGTACCATTCAGCTTTCAGGGCATTTGTTGAGGCAATCGGTCATGGGCTCGGACCTTTCGTATGAAGACATGATGGAAACCCGTAAACTTTACGAAATCTATGATGCTAAGATTTTGAAGCAGGAAAAAATAGACGATAGAAATACCTGGCTGTTGGAATTGAATGCCAAAGTAGAAGATGTGGCCTATGTGAAGTCTCAAATATGGATTGACACAGAAAAATTTGTTCCTCTAAAACAAGATTTTTATGCAAAAAGTGGCCAGTTGCTTAAAAGAAGCACATTTTCTGACATCGATAAAATCAATGGCAGATGGTATCCAAAGAAAATCAATTACAAAGACATGCTCAAAAACGGCAAAGGTACCGACTTTATAATGCTCAAAGTAAGCTTTAACACCAACATTCCTGACTACATTTTCTCTAAAGCCTCACTGAAAAAATAA